In Paenibacillus durus, the DNA window GCCTGCTGTAAATGACCGTCGACAGCGCGTATCCGATAGAATAGCTGGAGATAACCCATGACCCAAGGTCGGCTGAAATATGAAGATCCCCGATAATGCTGGGTAGCGATACGTTGAACATCGTCGTATTCATCACGACAATAAACAGGCAAAAGGTCCACAGCGGCATTACAACTACACGCTATGCCGTATCCTTACAAGATGAGGTTCTGATGATTGATCCGCATGATTTGACAGATTAATCGCCTGGTTATATACTCTAGGCGGATGTTTAGCACTTTTTTTAGTAAAACGCACATATGTGCTTTGAACCAGTCCAGCCATGCGAAACGGAGGGATTTTCATGAGTAAAATCAAGTGGGCCATTATCGGACCGGGCGGCATTGCCCAGGAATTCTCCGAGGCTCTTAAGAAATGCGGCGGCACGCTGTACGCAGTGGGATCGCGCAGTCTGGATAAAGCACAGCTCTTTGCCGAGCAATACGGAGCAGCCAAAGCTTATGGGGATTATGCTGAAATGCTGCAGGACCCCGAAATCGATACGGTCTACGTATCCACACCCCATAGCAATCACTATGAATATATTATCGAGAGTCTGAAGCATGGCAAGCATGTACTCGCGGAAAAAGCGATTACCGTCAGCATCGCCCAGCTTCGGGAAATCGCGGCTCTGGCTGAAGAAAAAGGCCTTGTCGTGGCGGAAGCGATGACGATTTATCATATGCCTTTGTATGACAAGCTGCGGCAGATCGTAGACTCCGGCAAGATTGGCCCGCTCAAAATGATCCAGGTCTCCTTCGGCAGCCATAAGGAATACGACGTGAATAACCGGTTCTTCAGCAAGGATCTGGCAGGGGGAGCGCTGCTCGATATCGGCACCTACGCCCTGTCATTTGCCCGGTTCTTCCTGTCAGCCCAGCCGCAAGAGGTTCTTACGACCTTCAAGCCGTTCGAGACCGGCGTTGATGAGCAATCGGGCATTATTCTGAAAAATGATGCCGACGAGATGGCGGTTGTCTCCCTGACGATGCGGGCCAAAATGCCGAAAAGAGGCGTTGTCGCAGGAGAGAACGGATTTATCACCGTGGACAACTTCCCTCGCGCTTCCAAGGCCGTTATCCAGTATCTTGACGGAACTTCGGAAACGATTGAAACCGGGAATACGGACGAGGCCCTCCAGTATGAAATCAAGGGTATGGAGCAGTTCATTGCGGCAGGCCGCAGCGGCACGCTTCAGCTGTCCCTGGACGTTATGGAAATCATGAGCAATGTCAGAGGACAGTGGGGCGTTGTCTATCCTTTTGAATGAGAAAGCTCCACAGCCGTTTGTCCGCCAAAAAAACCGGTCAATGCACAAAATCATGTGTTTGACCGGTTTTGTTTAGTTCTCCTTTTCTAGGGTATGCTTCAGGATGGACAGCTTGTTGCTCCAGAACCGCTCATAGTAGGACAGCCATTCCTGAAGTTCCCCCAGTGGCTCGGGCTGCAGCCGGTACAGCTTCTCTCTTCCGACCTTCCGGCCGCTGACCAGCTTCGCTTCCGACAGGATATGCAGATGCTTGGCAATGGCTGTGCGGCTTACCGAGAAATGAGCGGTAATTTCAGAGATGGGCCTTTCTTTCTCGGAAAGCAGCCGAAGCACCTGCCTGCGGGTCCGATCGGCAATCGCCTGGAATACATCATGCTTCTCCGCTGCCGCCATTTAGGCTTCAACCGCCTTTGTCAGCCGCTCCTGCACGATCGATACCCAGCCGCCCGCCATTCGGCCATGAATGACTGAGCTTTTCTCGCCCGCTTTTCCGATGATCTCGTCAGGCTGCTTCCAGCCGCCATGAATAAGCGTAAATTCCGTCTTTCCATCCAGTTCTTTCAGTTGAAAAGAAACCTTCCACCCCTCGGTATCCCAGGTGAAAGCCAATCTATGAGGCGGATCAAGCTCTGTTACCTTGCACGGCGATGGTCCAAAAGGAGATTGCAGATGAAATTCATGCCCGATTTCCGGCTGAAAGTCATTTGGCATAAACCACGCGGCAATTCCTTCGAATGTCGCTACTTTATTCCAAACCTGCTCAATCGGCGCATCAATAATGACCGTTTGCACGATATCCGGCATGGCGCCCTGATGTTTATCTTCCATGAGATATCCCTCTTTCGCTGCTTTTTGAAATAACACCTTTTGGTTTCGTTTCAGATTATACAAAACCTTTTGGTTTCATGTCAAACCCCGGATGAATTTACCTTATCCGCTCACCAATGCGATGAGCAATGGCAGCACCAGAAAGGAAGCGAGCGTCGTCCATAGAATACAGCGGGACACAAACAGCGGAGAAGCGTTGAAGCGTTCTGCCAGAATGACCGCGTTAACCGCCACCGGCATGGAGGCAAGAATAAAGAGAACGGAATGGAGCTTCCCGGAAATTCCCAGCAGATTTAGAACCAACAGCGCCAGCAGGGGACCGATCAGCATCCGCACCGCTATGCCTATCCAGAACGCCGTCCGTTCTCCCTTTGGGCTTGGCATCGTCCCCACCTTCATCATCTGTGCGCCCAGAATTGCCAGCACAACCGGGGAGTAGGCTCCTGCCGCCATGTTGATTCCTTTAGCCACTTCGGCAGGCAAATGCAGATCAAATCCCCTGAGCAGCATCGCCAGTATGGCGGCATAGATCGCGGGAAGGGAGAGTACCGATTTGACGGCGTTTTTCACGGAAAAATGGGATCGTGCTGCAAAATAAACGCCAAGCGTATTGATGATAAGCATCTGCCCAATGATATAGACAGAAGCTTTATCAAGACCCGCCTGTCCAAAGGCGAGCAGAACCAGCGGAATCCCATAGTTTGCGCTGTTGGTCAAGACGGAAACAAGCGTCAATCCCGCCTGGTCGGGCGCGGAGAATTTCATAACTTTACTGATGCCGCTTGCGGTCCCCCACAGAAGCAGCACGTTCAGCAGGGTGAACGCCGCCGTCAAATAGATGTCGTCAAACGAAATCTTCGCATGGGCCAGGGTGTCCAGAATGATGGCAGGGCTTAAAAAATACAGGTACAACGTAAGCAGCGGCTTCGTATCCAGGCGCTGAAAGCGTTCTATTAGCGCACCGCCAATAATTGGAACCGATAAAGGGACAACGACTTCGATCAGAGTGGAGAGTACGGTTTGAATCACGGCAGGCACCTCGTTATGCGGATTATTATCTCTTACTATACCCCGCTGTTCACTACCCGTCTAAGACTTGTAAACAATATCATTGATAGACACCGCCTATATTGGCAACCGGACTTATTGCAGTCCATTGTTGAGCTAACGGGCAGCATGGGCGTAACAGGGGGATATTATATTCCAAAAGGATATATTATAATTCAGGAAGATATTAAAAATCGTTAAGGGGGACCATACATATGAAGATAACGGATGTTCCATTTTGTACAATTGACTGGAGTGAGATAAGCGCTACTCAACATCCTGGAATTGAAGGTTATGCGTATTGGCGGACATTTGAGATGGGGAACATAAGAGTGCGAATGGTAGAATATACTCCTGGTTATATTGCAGACCATTGGTGTAACAGAGGCCACGTTTTGTTAGTACTTGAAGGAGAATTGTATACTGAACTTTCAGATGGAAGAAAATTTAAACTTACGCCTGGAGTCAGCTATCAGGTAGCTGACGATGCAAATCCACATAGATCATATACGTACACTGGAGCAAAATTATTTATTGTGGACTAAAGAAGATGAAAAAAACAGCAGCATGGGCGTCTAGGACTTTATTTGCCCAAGACACCTGCTCTGGCAGTTATGATATGCAAATAGGCTCCGGGCGCCAGCTCAGAGCCTCATACTTAAATGGAGCTAATGAATCCTTGAGTTATTCCTCGGGCAAATGCTCCTTGCAAAAAGCGGCCAGCTCTTCTTCCTCATCATCCTCAAGGTCGAATTCAAGAATCCGATGCGTCGTCGTTTCCATGACATCATATGTAACGACGCTCACCTCTCCGTCAGCCTCTTTGACTACTGCCCGGACACTGACCCCGTTCTCCGAATAAAGCTCGTCCTCTTCCGCAATCTCAAGGTTAATCACAAACTCGTAACGGGTCCCTGCAATAATGCCGAACGGGTCCCGGATCTGTTCAACGGTGTAGCCCAAAATCGCAAGCATTGATCCCCACTCCTTCTTCATCTTTTATCCGATGCTATCGTATTCAGGAGATCATCATAGCACAGGCTTGGCGGCCAATGCCAGATAGGGATTGGGCCCTGCCCTGCCCCGCCCAGCTTCTGTGAGTGCGTTTGTAGATATATCGGATAAAAAATGACCGAGCGAAGCGGCTATGCGGTTCGTCCGGCTATCCCGTCTTGTAGGCGGCTATCCGAGACATGAGGGTACGAGGAGCATAGTGGTTCTGTACAGAACTATCAATTGTAGAATCACGTCGCCATGCGTCGCATCGGGAAGAACGCCGCTGTCGTCTGACGACGAAAAATGGGGGAGTCACACGAGAAACATGGCGACAATAGTGGTGACCGCAAGGCCGATCAGCACGGGCTTCAAATTGCGGCGCGCCAGCTCGAACGGACTAACGCCGCAGATGGCTGCAGCCGGAATAAGCGCCCAGGGGATGAGTGTTCCGCCGCCCACCCAAATAGCGGCTACCTGGCCAAGCGCCGTCAGCGTGGCGGCCCCGGAGCCGATAGCTGTAGCGAACAAATGCGCAATGGAGCCAGCCAGCGAAATGCCGGAGAAGCCGGAGCCGTCAAGTCCGGTAATGGCGCCGGCAAGGGTCAGTGTAATGGCGCCGAAGATCCCGTTAAGCGGCACGGCGTTGGCCAGCGCAACACCCAGGTCGTTGACGATGCCATGCGAGGCTTCGGGGAGGACCTTGCCGAACAGCTCGGTGAAAGCTGAGTCGCCGAGGTAGAAGAAAGCCGCAATCGGGATGACGGGACCGAACACCTTGAAGCCGAAGACGAAGCCTTCGATGAGGTAGGAGGTCATTTGCTCAAGCCCCTGATTGCGGTGGGCGAGCAAGGTGACGGCAATCAGGATGAGCACCGCCGTCCCGCCAATCAGGGCTGTGGCGTCGCCGCCTTGAAGGTTCAGAAGGAACATCGCCGCCACATCAGCAAGAAACAGCAGCGGGATGACAATGGCAAGGCTCTTTTTCACCTTCGGAGCAAGAGCAGCCGGCTGAAGGGGATGACTTAAGGAATCCTCAAATACATCTGCCGTTCCCTCTGTATTTACCAGGCCGTCTTGCCAGGTTCCGTTCTTCTGATCCCTGCGCATCATCCAGAAGGCTGCCGTTGTCGTCACGATTCCCATGACGATAACGAGCGGAACGCTCGCTTCCATGACGCTGGCGACCGGAAGGCCCGCGGCGTCCGCCGTCAGCTTGGGCGCTCCCTGAATAACGTAATCGCCGGAGAGGGCGATGCCGTGGCCGAACAAATTCATGGCCATCGCGGCTCCGAGCGCGGGCAGGCCGACCCGGAGCGCCGCCGGCAGCAGAACGGCGCCCACCAGAGCCACCGCGGGCGAAGGCCAGAAAAAGAGGGAGGAAAGCAGCATTATGATGCCGATTCCCCAATACGCCATTGCCGGCGTGCGGAGAAACCGGGTCAGCGGGGAGACCATCGTCTCGTTGATGCCAGTAAATCTTAAGACCTGGCTCATCGCCACGATAATCGAAATGATCATAATCGTTCCCATTAGCTCCTTTGTGGCGTAGACAAAAGAGTTAAACACTCCCGATACCGAACCGCCAAGCGTCTCTGTCGCCAGGAGCCCAAGAACAAAAATGCCGGTTACACAAATCATTGTCGTATCGCGCCGCTTGATGAGCAGCGCCATAATGAACACGATGAACGCCAGATATACATAATGGATTGCCGTTAACTGGATTCCCATAGCGCAACAGCGCCCCCCTCATAGCCAACTGATGCTACAAGGTATGCGAGTGCCCATAATGCGGTTCATAGGCCTAAACAAATAAGCCAGGTTCCTATGTCAGCAGTTAGGAACCTGGCTTATGGTGTTAGAGCGGTGTTTCGCCGGTCTCCGCCAGTCTGGCGAGAATTCGCCGTTTGCGGTACAGCATCCGGGCCGCTTCCGACACCCCCTTCAGCATCTCGCGGTTAGTATACGCTCCAAATAACATTCCGGCGACGGGAATCATCTGCAGCAGCTTCTTCGAGCTCCAGTTGTCCCGGTAAGCGGCGATTACTTCGCGCCAGCCCTGGATTTTCGATACGGCTGCGCCTTCGCCGCCGAAATTCCCGCCGTCCCTGCCGAGCTCAAGGTTCAGCTCTTCCAGAATCGCCCGTTTGCCGATCGTTTCGGAAGAAGCGAGCTGCATCACCTTTACGGCGAAGATACGCTCCTCCTTCTCGAGCGGATTATACCCATAGCACAGGCCGATCTCTTGAATCACCTTCAGCGACAGGCCAAGGATGGCGGGAATATCCGCCGCCAAGGTAAACACACCGCCAAAGCCCGTGGTCGCCCCCTGCGCCGTGGCGTAATTGCTCCGGCTTTTGGACAGCCGCCGCGCTGCTTCATCCATCACCGCCAGCGGATACGGACCTTCCGCCTTTCCTCCCGCCTCGCGGCTCACCTCGTTCATAAGCTCGCCAACCTTGCGTCCCGCCACGAGGTAGTTGCCGCCGTTCTGGATATAGCTGCCAAGCTCATCCAGCAGCAGGCCTATTTTTTCATGGACAATCTTGGGGGTAATCTTGTCCAGCAGCTTGAAGGGCAGCCGGGTCACCCGCTCCCAGATCATGAGCTGTCTCTGTTCCTTCTCCCAGCTTCTCACTTCTTCAAGCGCCGCACGCAGCTCCTCCTGCGTTTCCGGTCCTCCGGAACCAAACGTTATTTCCGTCATTGTCACGCCTCCTTTTGCCGTCATCGCAGCCTTTAACGATTTTCCGCTTTCCTAATATATACCCTAAAGTCCCCTCTTCCGGAATACAAAATGAAAAGGACCTCCGCCCATGACGGAAGCCTGTATATAGAAACGTTTCTTCTTATGCCGGTTGCCTGCTGTACGGATTAATGCCCCTGCTTATTCAAAGAGGATAGTCTCTTCTTTTCTTCCTCCAGCATTTCCTCCGCCAAATCCACGCCATGCCCCTGCACCGATCCCTCCGACGCGTGCTTGATCGCCCGCTCAGCATGCTCCAGACTGTTCTCGGCCTGCCTGGTTGCCTTCTCCGTCGGATGGCTCATCGCTTGGCTGACGGCGTTATGCAGTTTTTGCGCCGAATCCTGCGCCTGATCCACAGTGCTGTTCGTTCGCATACTGGACTCATAATGTCTCATAAATCATAACCTCTCCTTCTTCTCGCGTAGCTGCTATCCTTTCGTGTATAGGATGGCCTGAAGAGGATTATTTTTATGTATTCGGGCAGGAGGAAGAATAAGAATAGATCCTATTGTCTAGGGCCTGTACGCAAACCTATTTGAGCCATAAACGAATGGAAAGCAACGTCAAAAAAGCGATGAACATATTCGCTGTTTTTTCATAGCGGGTCGCCAGTCTTCGATAGTTTTTCACTTTGTTGAAAAAGCATTCGATTAAGTGTCGCTCTTTATACGCTTCAGAATCTAACGGACGCTTTACCCGCCGATTGCGTTTGCTTGGGATCACCGGAGTGATCGCTCGGCTTTGCAAAAGCTCCAGAATGGCGTTCGTATCGTAGGCGCGATCAGCCAACACTTCGCCCGGGCAGAAGTCCAATTCATGAAGAAGTCGATAGCCGGTGACCGAATCGTGGTCTTGTCCTGGCGTCAATTCGAAACGCAGCGGATAGCCGAGCGCGTCCACCATCGCATGAATTTTAGTGGTTAATCCTCCGCGCGAACGCCCGATGGCCTGCCGGTCCTGCCCCCTTTTGCGCCCGCTCCATATTGATGGACGCGGACGATGGTGGCATCGACCATCACTTGCTCCCAATCCGGTTCGATGGCGACATGCTTCAATATTTCATCCCAAAGGTTTGCTTTCTGCAATCGCCAGAAAAAACTGTAGGCGGAAGACCAAGGGCCATAATAACCCGGTAAATCTCGCCATGGCGCTCCCGTTCGAGCTACCCAGAGCACCGCATTGAGCATCTGGCGCCGATCCTTAGGCGGACGTCCTCCTTGTTTTTTTCGGGCCGGGGGCAACAGGGGTTCAAGTATATTCCATTCTTCATCCGTTAACTCGTATCTTCGTCTCATGTTCCTTATTTTACTAGATTTCTACGAGTTGTACAGTTTGCGTACAGGCCCTAGATGAAACCTGACAAACTTCAATGTGAATGGTTTGTTCATCGACTTTCGATCCTTGAATTATTTCCATATATGGTAATTTCAAATTTTTTTCTATTTTTCTAAAGCATATTTATTACGTAACCTCAAACACTTTATTTTGTGTAGAACCTTAGTATTTTTTATATTTTATTTTGTGAAATATTACAGATTGAATGCTCAAATCAGAGGTAATTAAAACAAAATGAAGAAAGCATTGTATCCAGCCAACTACTGGTTATATTTTTTACTGGTTATATTTTTTACTGGTTATATTTTTTATTGACAGAAATGAAGAAACGTTTTAACATTGTGAACAACGATATTCCAATTTATTACTTTAATTAAAATGTTATTCATATAATGGGTGATATATGGATTTATTTTCTGTTTATTCACATGGAAAATTCCATTGAGAATGTTGTTTCCGGTATGTGAAAAATATTATCTTTAGGAGGGTAATTTACAAAACATCTAAAATTAATACCCAATTTATGAAAGCGCTTTTTCAAGCTAACGTTCGACAAATATCCCGGGTGAAGTTTCAGATTAGTTAAATTATATTAAGAATCTATGCTTCAAGAGCGCTAATTTTAAACAATATTTTAAAAAGGAGGAATATCTGTTGGTTATAACAAATGATGAAGAAGTTCTTTTATCAATATTGCGCAAGATTGCTAGGGGTGAAAACAAATCAAGTGAAATAGAAATAGATAACATAAATTGGAATATTGTATTATCTCTATCAGTGAAACAAGGAATTTTTCCACTGGTATTTAAAGCGGTTTATCATAGTTTGTCAATAAATCTATTAGAAGAATGGGAAACTAAATACAAGAGCCACATTGAAAAAATAGATCGTATGCTCCATATAATTAGACAAGTATTAGATAAACTTGGGAATGATCGATTTTCATTTTTAATAATGAAGGGTCTTCCTCTTAGTTTTTTATTGTACGGCGATATATATAGTCGGCAAACATCAGATATTGATATTTTACTCTTTGAAAAAGATATACCTATCGTTTATGAGTTGCTGGGCGAGTTTGGTTATCGTTCTGTAGTTGGAGTAGAGAATCCTTATGAAAATTCTAGTAAGGACGTTCTAGATTTACCATTCCCCCTTTTAAAAGCATTTGATCATCATGAATGTTTTGAACTTTTTTCAAGAAGCGATCATCATGATATTTCCATAGAACTACAAAGATTTTTACATGAAGAAATAAGAGACCTAAAGATATTGGAAACATTTATTGCATCAAG includes these proteins:
- a CDS encoding DHCW motif cupin fold protein, with protein sequence MKITDVPFCTIDWSEISATQHPGIEGYAYWRTFEMGNIRVRMVEYTPGYIADHWCNRGHVLLVLEGELYTELSDGRKFKLTPGVSYQVADDANPHRSYTYTGAKLFIVD
- a CDS encoding ArsR/SmtB family transcription factor — its product is MAAAEKHDVFQAIADRTRRQVLRLLSEKERPISEITAHFSVSRTAIAKHLHILSEAKLVSGRKVGREKLYRLQPEPLGELQEWLSYYERFWSNKLSILKHTLEKEN
- a CDS encoding Gfo/Idh/MocA family protein — protein: MSKIKWAIIGPGGIAQEFSEALKKCGGTLYAVGSRSLDKAQLFAEQYGAAKAYGDYAEMLQDPEIDTVYVSTPHSNHYEYIIESLKHGKHVLAEKAITVSIAQLREIAALAEEKGLVVAEAMTIYHMPLYDKLRQIVDSGKIGPLKMIQVSFGSHKEYDVNNRFFSKDLAGGALLDIGTYALSFARFFLSAQPQEVLTTFKPFETGVDEQSGIILKNDADEMAVVSLTMRAKMPKRGVVAGENGFITVDNFPRASKAVIQYLDGTSETIETGNTDEALQYEIKGMEQFIAAGRSGTLQLSLDVMEIMSNVRGQWGVVYPFE
- a CDS encoding EcsC family protein — protein: MTEITFGSGGPETQEELRAALEEVRSWEKEQRQLMIWERVTRLPFKLLDKITPKIVHEKIGLLLDELGSYIQNGGNYLVAGRKVGELMNEVSREAGGKAEGPYPLAVMDEAARRLSKSRSNYATAQGATTGFGGVFTLAADIPAILGLSLKVIQEIGLCYGYNPLEKEERIFAVKVMQLASSETIGKRAILEELNLELGRDGGNFGGEGAAVSKIQGWREVIAAYRDNWSSKKLLQMIPVAGMLFGAYTNREMLKGVSEAARMLYRKRRILARLAETGETPL
- a CDS encoding DUF6509 family protein: MLAILGYTVEQIRDPFGIIAGTRYEFVINLEIAEEDELYSENGVSVRAVVKEADGEVSVVTYDVMETTTHRILEFDLEDDEEEELAAFCKEHLPEE
- a CDS encoding SRPBCC family protein yields the protein MEDKHQGAMPDIVQTVIIDAPIEQVWNKVATFEGIAAWFMPNDFQPEIGHEFHLQSPFGPSPCKVTELDPPHRLAFTWDTEGWKVSFQLKELDGKTEFTLIHGGWKQPDEIIGKAGEKSSVIHGRMAGGWVSIVQERLTKAVEA
- a CDS encoding IS5 family transposase (programmed frameshift), producing MRRRYELTDEEWNILEPLLPPARKKQGGRPPKDRRQMLNAVLWVARTGAPWRDLPGYYGPWSSAYSFFWRLQKANLWDEILKHVAIEPDWEQVMVDATIVRVHQYGAGAKGGKDRQAIGRSRGGLTTKIHAMVDALGYPLRFELTPGQDHDSVTGYRLLHELDFCPGEVLADRAYDTNAILELLQSRAITPVIPSKRNRRVKRPLDSEAYKERHLIECFFNKVKNYRRLATRYEKTANMFIAFLTLLSIRLWLK
- a CDS encoding AEC family transporter, which encodes MIQTVLSTLIEVVVPLSVPIIGGALIERFQRLDTKPLLTLYLYFLSPAIILDTLAHAKISFDDIYLTAAFTLLNVLLLWGTASGISKVMKFSAPDQAGLTLVSVLTNSANYGIPLVLLAFGQAGLDKASVYIIGQMLIINTLGVYFAARSHFSVKNAVKSVLSLPAIYAAILAMLLRGFDLHLPAEVAKGINMAAGAYSPVVLAILGAQMMKVGTMPSPKGERTAFWIGIAVRMLIGPLLALLVLNLLGISGKLHSVLFILASMPVAVNAVILAERFNASPLFVSRCILWTTLASFLVLPLLIALVSG